Within Psychrobacter sp. AH5, the genomic segment TACCGTAATACTATTATGCGCTTTTAGCTTACTGCCTTGCACTCTAGACTGATAAGTATGGATACCCAGCGCTTCTTTGAGCACTTTAAGCTTGCTGTTATAACTCACTTGCGATAAAGAGCGACTATTACGCATGTAGTTATTTTTTATCTCATTAATATATTGATACAAAGCTTTGTCGCTTTGTACCTCATGTAAGCTCGGATATTTGTTACTAAGATAATCCTCCAACTGGCCACTAGTTATCAATAAGCGCGCCTTTAGTTGGATAGGCTCAGGATAATGAGCGAGATATTTTAGAGTCACTG encodes:
- a CDS encoding M48 family metallopeptidase, with product MTLKYLAHYPEPIQLKARLLITSGQLEDYLSNKYPSLHEVQSDKALYQYINEIKNNYMRNSRSLSQVSYNSKLKVLKEALGIHTYQSRVQGSKLKAHNSITVASLFKEAPPEFLRMIVVHELAHFKEKDHNKAFYQLCCHMEPQYHQFELDTRLWLHWREQSP